A stretch of the Porifericola rhodea genome encodes the following:
- the hisC gene encoding histidinol-phosphate transaminase: protein MPFNLQKLLRPHIAGIKPYSSARDEYTGTEGVFLDANENAFGTPGASINNASASFHRYPDPYQQKLKHRISEIKQVAPEHIFLGNGSDEAIDLLIRAFCRPGVDNIVVLPPTYGMYEVSAAINAVALKKAALTPDYLIDPESLDAAIDQNSKLLFFCSPNNPSGNLLQPELIEHYLKTFEGVVVIDEAYIDFANTRSWTEKLQQYPNLLVMQTMSKAWGMAALRLGMAYASREIIAVLNKIKPPYNINALTQQQALKVLEHTKAQQEVVQHILANREQLANELQALDIVEKVYPSEANFLLVKMRNAATVFHHLIEEKVIVRDRTKVTLCEACLRITIGTEEENQQLVAKIKEYSSSVAE from the coding sequence ATGCCTTTTAATTTACAAAAACTGCTACGGCCGCATATTGCCGGCATCAAGCCTTATTCCTCTGCCCGTGACGAATATACAGGTACTGAGGGAGTTTTTCTGGATGCTAACGAGAACGCTTTTGGCACGCCTGGAGCAAGTATTAACAATGCTTCAGCTTCTTTTCATCGCTACCCAGATCCCTATCAGCAAAAACTAAAGCATCGTATTTCAGAAATAAAGCAGGTAGCTCCCGAGCATATCTTTCTGGGCAATGGAAGTGACGAGGCCATAGATTTACTGATACGCGCTTTTTGTCGCCCAGGGGTAGATAATATTGTGGTTTTACCTCCTACTTATGGTATGTATGAAGTTAGTGCAGCTATTAATGCCGTAGCGCTAAAAAAGGCAGCACTAACGCCAGACTACTTGATTGACCCAGAAAGTCTGGATGCAGCCATTGATCAGAATAGTAAACTGCTATTTTTCTGCTCACCTAACAACCCCAGCGGTAACCTGCTCCAGCCGGAATTAATAGAGCATTACCTCAAAACATTTGAAGGTGTTGTAGTTATAGACGAAGCCTACATTGACTTTGCAAATACCAGGAGCTGGACAGAAAAGCTACAGCAGTACCCAAACCTGTTGGTAATGCAGACCATGAGCAAAGCCTGGGGGATGGCTGCGCTTCGCCTGGGTATGGCATACGCCTCAAGAGAGATTATAGCGGTGCTTAACAAAATTAAACCTCCTTATAACATTAATGCGCTTACTCAGCAGCAAGCCTTAAAAGTACTTGAACATACCAAAGCACAGCAGGAGGTAGTACAACATATACTGGCTAATCGTGAGCAGCTGGCTAATGAACTCCAGGCTCTAGATATAGTGGAAAAGGTATACCCTTCGGAAGCGAACTTTTTGCTAGTGAAGATGCGTAATGCGGCAACAGTTTTTCATCATCTTATTGAAGAAAAAGTGATTGTAAGAGACCGGACTAAAGTGACTCTTTGTGAAGCTTGCCTACGGATAACGATAGGTACTGAAGAAGAAAACCAGCAGCTGGTGGCTAAGATTAAAGAGTATAGTAGCTCTGTTGCAGAGTAG
- a CDS encoding DUF4249 domain-containing protein: MKTIIKLIILTFSAAMLFSCEETIELDLEQTPAQYVVDALITNEDKAHYVKLTSSKGFYEDGATPRVSGAEVIVKDDQGNRYQFLESEEEPGLYVAKFEGKVGYTYSLDIQLSSREAISAEELMHPIQAIDSLVWDYDEEAFEEDEDYPYVVKIYALEPSATKDYYLFKFYRNDSIQNFDSNTGLFYADDELIGSYIYGLEGPESFKDGDKATFEMYRISRDAYLFYNDLDNTLNGDGGMFGPSPTNPRTNIKISNGVGLGLFQVSAVDRTTIIVGE; encoded by the coding sequence ATGAAAACCATAATTAAGCTGATTATACTCACTTTTAGTGCAGCTATGCTATTTAGCTGTGAAGAAACAATAGAACTGGATCTGGAGCAAACGCCTGCTCAGTATGTGGTAGATGCCCTGATAACCAATGAAGATAAAGCGCATTATGTAAAGCTTACTTCCTCTAAGGGTTTTTATGAAGATGGTGCTACCCCCCGGGTAAGTGGGGCTGAAGTTATCGTAAAAGATGATCAGGGAAACAGGTATCAGTTTTTGGAAAGTGAAGAAGAACCGGGGCTGTACGTAGCTAAATTTGAAGGTAAAGTGGGCTATACTTATAGTCTGGACATTCAACTTTCAAGTAGAGAAGCTATAAGTGCAGAAGAGTTGATGCATCCTATCCAGGCTATAGACAGCCTGGTCTGGGATTATGACGAAGAAGCTTTTGAGGAAGATGAAGATTATCCTTATGTGGTTAAAATTTACGCGCTGGAGCCTTCTGCCACCAAAGATTATTATCTCTTTAAGTTTTATCGTAATGACTCTATCCAGAACTTTGATTCCAATACAGGTCTTTTCTATGCCGACGATGAGCTAATTGGTAGCTATATCTATGGGCTGGAAGGCCCGGAAAGTTTCAAAGATGGTGATAAAGCCACTTTTGAAATGTATAGAATAAGTAGAGATGCTTACCTCTTTTATAATGATCTGGATAATACGCTGAATGGAGATGGCGGTATGTTTGGACCCTCACCTACCAACCCGCGTACCAATATTAAGATCAGTAATGGAGTAGGGCTGGGCCTCTTTCAGGTATCTGCCGTAGACCGAACTACAATAATAGTAGGAGAGTAA